A region of the Salinigranum marinum genome:
GTCCTTTTCGCTCGGATCCGCCTCCTCGTCACGGTCATTAGTACTGGCAAAGAGATCGTTCGGATCGTCGCCAGCGCCAGATTCGAACGAACCACCCATCTCAGTTCACCCCCGCAGTCTGATCGACTGTTTCGTCAGTAACCACGGCCTCAGCGAACGGAATCTCTACTTCTCCCCAGAAGTCATCGCCGGTGAACAGTTTTTTCCCGTCCCACGCATCCTCCGGAAGTGGATTGCCGAACGTCGCACAGATGGTCGCGACCAGTGTTCGATACTTCGGGAGGATGTTCTGTTCGGACTTTCGGATTCGATCCCGATGTTCGTCGAACAGCCGGAATACGGACACATACTGCTCTTCAGCCGACTCGAAGGCGCTCAGCGATTTGAAATAGACCGGCGCGTCGTACTCGCAACGTAGCTTTTGTGCGTAGTCCTTGTGATCTCCTTTTCGCATATCGACCATCGTTGGGACGACAGCTGTCCGCCCGATGTTGATGTCTTGATTCTCTGCAAAGCCCTGGGCGCTGTCGGCAACTCCGTCTATACTCTCGAATCCCGACCGTGTCGGCACGGCGGGGATGACCACGTTTCGGGTCGCGTATAGCGCCATGTAATATACCGTGTCGGCCTTCGCGTTCGGATCGATGATGACGACGTCGTACTCACTTGGAACGTCGTTTTCCCGGAGGACAGCTAAGAGACGTTCGTACCGAGGGTACTCCCAGTCGTCCGGCTTCGTCTGGCCGATATAGTTGGCGTGGGAGTCGAGAAACTCGTCGACCCGGTTGAGCCGTTTGTGTGACGGGAGGACGTCCACATTGGGCTCGGCTGTGCGAATTAAATCTCTAAACTCGCCCTGACCTTGCTCGACTAGATGGAAGGTGAGGTCGTCGACTTCAGGATCGCGTTTGTTCTCGTCGACACCGAGATAGTTGCTGAGACTCCCGTTCTGGGCGTCCATGTCGATGACCAACACGCGCTGACCGATCTCGGCATGTGCTGCGGCGAGGTCTCGGGCGACAGTCGTTTTTCCTTGTCCCCCTGACTGATTGTAGACCGTGTAGGCCTGCATGCCTCATCGTTCAACATAGCTGCTCATAAAGTTCCGTCAGACAAACCACTCATCTCGAACAATTTGTCTGAGTAGTAAGAGTAACGACTAAGAGTGAGTACTTGGACCAAGCAGTTAGTCTTATTAATCACTCTTAGTCGTTAGGCCTAGCGTTATGTCTTACTATTCAACCTGGCCACTCAGCTTAATTAATC
Encoded here:
- a CDS encoding ParA family protein, which codes for MQAYTVYNQSGGQGKTTVARDLAAAHAEIGQRVLVIDMDAQNGSLSNYLGVDENKRDPEVDDLTFHLVEQGQGEFRDLIRTAEPNVDVLPSHKRLNRVDEFLDSHANYIGQTKPDDWEYPRYERLLAVLRENDVPSEYDVVIIDPNAKADTVYYMALYATRNVVIPAVPTRSGFESIDGVADSAQGFAENQDINIGRTAVVPTMVDMRKGDHKDYAQKLRCEYDAPVYFKSLSAFESAEEQYVSVFRLFDEHRDRIRKSEQNILPKYRTLVATICATFGNPLPEDAWDGKKLFTGDDFWGEVEIPFAEAVVTDETVDQTAGVN